Proteins encoded within one genomic window of Humulus lupulus chromosome 1, drHumLupu1.1, whole genome shotgun sequence:
- the LOC133798127 gene encoding pollen-specific leucine-rich repeat extensin-like protein 1 — protein sequence MASNHHYPFSNLTTAISFLFFSFLSLTTLSLALTDAEASFIAQRQLLTFPENGDLPNDFEYEFDLVITFGNERLRKAYIGLQALKDAIYSDPYNFTGNWVGANVCAYTGVFCAPALDDPKLSVVAGVDLNHADIAGHLPVELGLMTDVALFHLNSNRFCGIIPKSFKRLTLMHEFDISNNRFVGGFPDVVLEWPDVKYLDLRYNDFEGQLPPELFQKNFDAIFLNNNRFKYRIPETLGNSTVSVVTFANNMFNGCIPRSIGDMPNVNEVIFLNNELSGCFPPEIGLLRNLTVLDSSDNGFVGSLPKSFSGLESLEELDIANNKLTGFVPDYVCKLPKLLNFTFSNNFFNGEAPSCVPSSGKTDVVLEDEYNCLPGRPNQKSTRTCFPVVTKPVDCSKNCGDASPPPSHKSSSPPKPSMPSTPNSPSSSPPKSTPPESPPSPSRTPVPVPETPKSEPPPTNVPSSPKSPSQPKTPETPPKAPITPVAPTPSSPPVTPTTPSKPTPSPPKAPTTPSNPTPSSPPKAPATPSKPTPSFPPAANSPKSPPSPDYDTSPPPDPTDRNPVRLHPRSPPPPESPTQVQPPSQPPKPPTESSPPSPRPPSQSSPPSPKSSASSPPSPPKADTPASPPDSPSPQPKKSPPPSPKMDSPTSPPYSPSPEPKESPPPSPKSEQPPPSQSPSPPLPSHPPQSKYSSPPPVQSSPPPLVYSPPPPVHSPPPPVHPPPPPVHSPPPPPPVHSPPPPVHSPPPPVHSPPPPIYSPPPPVHSSPPPPVQSPPPPPPVYSPPPPMHSPPPPVYSPPPLVHSPPPPVYSPPPPAYSPPPPPVAASPPVFDDIILPPTFGSQYSSPPPPVFQGY from the coding sequence ATGGCAAGCAATCACCATTACCCTTTCTCAAACCTTACAACCGCCATttccttcctcttcttctctttcctTTCTTTAACAACTTTGTCCTTGGCATTAACTGATGCTGAAGCCTCCTTCATAGCTCAACGCCAGCTCCTCACCTTCCCAGAGAATGGCGACCTTCCCAACGACTTCGAGTACGAATTTGATCTCGTCATTACCTTCGGCAATGAAAGATTGCGAAAAGCCTACATCGGCCTTCAAGCTCTCAAGGATGCCATTTATTCCGACCCCTATAACTTCACAGGCAATTGGGTCGGAGCCAATGTTTGCGCCTACACAGGAGTGTTTTGCGCACCGGCCTTAGACGACCCAAAACTTAGCGTCGTCGCCGGTGTTGATCTTAACCACGCTGACATTGCTGGCCATCTTCCGGTGGAGCTTGGCCTGATGACTGATGTTGCCCTTTTCCACCTGAACTCCAATCGATTTTGCGGCATTATACCAAAGAGCTTTAAAAGACTTACACTAATGCATGAATTCGACATCAGTAACAACCGGTTTGTTGGAGGTTTCCCCGATGTCGTCCTCGAATGGCCTGATGTCAAATATCTTGATCTCCGGTACAACGATTTCGAAGGCCAGTTGCCCCCGGAACTCTTCCAAAAGAATTTTGACGCAATTTTCTTAAACAACAATCGATTCAAGTATAGAATCCCTGAAACGTTGGGGAACTCTACGGTTTCGGTTGTGACTTTTGCTAATAACATGTTTAACGGTTGTATTCCTCGGTCAATCGGCGACATGCCGAACGTAAACGAAGTTATCTTCTTGAACAACGAGCTCAGCGGCTGTTTCCCGCCCGAGATTGGGTTGCTTCGTAACTTGACGGTGTTGGATAGTAGTGACAATGGCTTCGTTGGGAGCTTGCCCAAGAGCTTTTCTGGACTAGAAAGCTTGGAAGAATTGGACATTGCTAACAATAAGTTGACGGGGTTTGTACCCGATTACGTTTGTAAGCTGCCCAAATTGCTTAACTTCACTTTCTCTAATAACTTTTTTAATGGCGAGGCTCCTTCTTGTGTGCCATCGTCCGGTAAAACCGACGTCGTTTTGGAGGATGAATATAATTGTTTGCCTGGACGGCCTAACCAGAAGTCCACTAGAACTTGCTTCCCTGTTGTGACGAAACCCGTTGACTGCAGCAAGAATTGCGGGGACGCGTCGCCACCACCATCACACAAGTCGTCGTCACCACCCAAGCCTTCTATGCCATCAACACCAAATTCACCATCCTCGTCACCACCAAAATCTACCCCACCAGAGTCACCCCCGTCACCCTCGCGTACGCCAGTACCGGTGCCTGAAACACCCAAGTCAGAACCACCACCTACGAATGTCCCGTCCTCGCCTAAGAGTCCAAGTCAGCCAAAGACTCCAGAGACACCTCCCAAGGCTCCGATTACACCAGTAGCACCAACTCCTTCGTCTCCTCCAGTGACTCCAACTACACCATCAAAACCAACTCCGTCTCCTCCAAAGGCTCCGACTACACCATCAAACCCAACTCCGTCGTCTCCTCCAAAGGCTCCGGCTACACCATCAAAACCAACTCCTTCGTTTCCTCCTGCGGCTAACTCTCCTAAGTCACCACCGTCCCCAGATTATGATACCTCGCCGCCACCAGACCCTACTGATAGAAATCCAGTCAGATTACATCCTCGCTCACCGCCACCACCAGAATCACCAACCCAGGTGCAACCGCCATCACAGCCTCCTAAGCCACCAACCGAATCTTCTCCACCATCGCCCAGGCCACCAAGTCAATCTTCTCCGCCATCACCTAAGTCGTCGGCTAGCTCTCCTCCGTCGCCTCCTAAGGCAGACACCCCTGCTTCGCCACCAGATTCTCCATCACCTCAACCCAAAAAGTCTCCTCCACCGTCGCCTAAGATGGATAGTCCTACTTCGCCTCCATACTCCCCATCACCTGAACCTAAAGAGTCGCCTCCACCGTCTCCAAAGTCAGAGCAACCACCACCTTCTCAGTCGCCATCACCCCCCTTGCCATCGCATCCACCTCAATCAAAATATTCGTCGCCTCCACCAGTTCAATCTTCGCCCCCACCGTTGGTTTACTCTCCTCCACCACCAGTTCACTCCCCACCACCACCTGTTCACCCTCCTCCACCGCCAGTTCAttctccaccaccaccaccaccggttCACTCCCCTCCACCTCCAGTACACTCCCCTCCACCACCTGTTCACTCGCCACCGCCACCTATTTACTCGCCTCCACCGCCGGTTCACTCGTCCCCACCACCACCAGTTCAGTCGCCACCACCTCCACCACCAGTCTATTCTCCTCCGCCACCAATGCACTCACCTCCACCACCGGTTTACTCTCCTCCACCACTGGTTCACTCACCACCGCCGCCAGTTTACTCACCGCCACCACCAGCTTACTCTCCCCCACCTCCTCCTGTGGCTGCTTCACCACCAGTGTTTGATGACATCATTTTGCCGCCGACGTTCGGATCCCAATACTCGTCGCCACCTCCACCAGTGTTCCAAGGCTACTGA
- the LOC133798139 gene encoding CCG-binding protein 1 yields the protein MIKSSTLLRSCSPPFLPEAKDVNRTHPLSSTKFASTITCSSRNHSFIPKLEPFSRSKFDRIIKDPPLIEKSENELADYCSTLEGDESYGCWRAYFELKDLEKETPKADVEKLILQAGGVKSLIGFLHGIANIHKGKKKESSLTRPFDSEKDQRPSPIPDGLPKSQAELEEEESGKMPDSSFTRLLRSKGKFPAWYSPTPDHETD from the exons ATGATAAAGTCATCTACTCTACTTCGTTCTTGTTCACCCCCTTTTCTTCCTGAAGCCAAAGATGTTAATCGAACGCATCCGTTGTCATCCACGAAATTTGCTTCGACAATAACTTGTTCTTCGAGAAACCATTCCTTCATTCCAAAGCTCGAGCCCTTTAGCCGCTCCAAGTTCGATCGGATCATAAAGGACCCACCTCTGATCGAAAAGTCCGAGAACGAGCTCGCTG ATTATTGTTCGACCCTTGAAGGAGACGAATCTTATGGTTGCTGGAGAGCTTATTTTGAGCTCAAGGATCTCGAG AAAGAAACACCGAAAGCAGACGTTGAGAAGCTAATTCTTCAAGCAGGAGGGGTGAAGTCCTTGATTGGATTTTTACATGGGATTGCAAATATCCATAAGGGAAAGAAGAAGGAATCAAGTTTGACTCGGCCATTTGACTCAGAAAAAGATCAGAGACCCTCTCCTATACCAGATGGACTGCCAAAGTCACAGGCGGagctggaagaagaagagagtggGAAAATGCCTGACTCGTCCTTTACTAGACTGCTGAGAAGCAAAGGCAAGTTCCCTGCATGGTATTCCCCTACTCCTGACCATGAAACAGATTGA